One window of Magallana gigas chromosome 2, xbMagGiga1.1, whole genome shotgun sequence genomic DNA carries:
- the LOC105332370 gene encoding GTPase-activating protein and VPS9 domain-containing protein 1 isoform X1 translates to MELLELARQLKQEQLFVSAEKSQIHGLYEEAKKLAEDLYHESWIVRQQRSCLEQLQASSNTVTPRECYYQTNNLEFTNFVDSYKHLSYHETKYGDFLKFLKDNHFIVASLIDSVEKVSQDSLRKFISLLLTSVFGNVVFTEDEVSVIQTVKHLAELQLTSSDNPRFLLRKGNCGFSVAVKLLFDSLYSAKLFLTAALHDPVMRLLMEDEWFYDIDPQKALHRFPSQERVRRFGEPTSEDYEKKCNEYRKFIVDKLVILSNRFILSIKNNIHCFPSNLAWLVSQVYRALLKTGRHTEEQVRAVCADLVFSLFICPAIIDPDPYGITSDIHISHIARHNLMQIAQIIQVLAVSQWEAESKEKDLYERFEKGCITSLLDVLLEGVGSEVVTPPSNNHMISVARSSVLITLQDLNFLISLTRTLTSNLSDSTAEKKQLEELLSRIPTLLNCPTPQVSAASSMPPGSPKEKKSHKDKKQRGLSEGASSLAGQDEMVKEILVVPLNVDSECPGMMSEQKVLSMDQENKPRRVKYHDVPNYEEAENAGMFTSKRTRFSLSQDQESIDLSLTGNTSEIQEAFSEAASSHSVGSVEEDDDNDNMSDMISANVSGRGTPNISGRDTPLSQAGSVEEPPPPQMPLPEIPPLPETVPKPNREDVTDRFGKFEIRSEIERVETKSTVSDTWSTDVLASDSEPPPEGNQYDRLEELVRSSFLPRQEHVSEVSETASDAWSTDVLASDTEDKQALSEFDQDDVGSVTDLASIMSGDAGNLENSEGRRSPSEDLPIGQGMEASGGAEAAVPLLPAKIKVNRKSAKPFPHNEVFMDEDPLHPSDINRLSLPPPKPVQRLYQPRAKSSNLLAVPEHSSSQKQGTHSSQQTFKPLQQPEKFPPPPQQQDKLPTSQPLEPLLMDKAPHAMSSAPPLDLDKLPHPVPLPRQKDRMTHPLPSTASSQPDRYSLPSQLEDSSSLQSGNAQSLLRFSQSDFLPAGKTQEHFKPPVPTSQSSPKVNHQDQAAFDPLSRPENASFLAFENPMFNGPKPLERVSCPAISNVKKDMDEKSLGTKKSRSAVVCGATYSFSDSGFGGTPRSIDSQSLDSLIDTSNNVKLSEQQNTAFSTKRLSVIMYDPIPTESTESTTETLINLGGDENSDQSSVKTWADSAASLQQTFQVDSLIDVKEGNTKGGPLPRSRQDSLTSDSSGSDAVPFAKSSRSASFDNVSDKSEEKEAAAAKEKSQRDNNKSFFRNLKVKLNKGSHHYVSSIIRTSSRFTQQHLGMKKKSMKSSGEDSGADTPTSLLQEPILVDTSVEEAEGGDPPPRESSEDILEKYRTKPAVSAVVSQEVPLTNIDVTAMKEKRMSVKDEDIHGPPLYDPENLETCFAFTDTKRKLRIVLSNTDIQLGYNLLEFSPQVGQEGVKKDPAEIYKMLRGQLAEALNLQDKDLIAQLHEAIRCVRLFDGEGCRKLVHSLQEDYQSRAAYVSYLIRCRQGLLGTHSHLQRLLSRIKRDKEVCGNHMTRICVKLFIEKKESSVVRFMSDFNKLTVSDEKTDHVEQFLQYLYQAMNQDPVWQAANECQIEDAQLAIERYIMSRIYTHAMFPNGDGDIMRDQLFQEHIKKLSNVITPSHKDLRIPRMYQFECPWTAAQKEIYMINAYKTPKDKVKCVFRCATTIMNLLSMANEKAVPAADDFIPVIIFVIIKANPPCLLSTIQYIQSFYGNRIGGEEQYWWIQFCSAVEFIKNMDYNE, encoded by the exons ATGGAACTACTAGAGCTAGCAAGGCAGTTAAAGCAGGAGCAACTGTTTGTAAGTGCTGAAAAGTCACAGATTCATGGTCTGTATGAAGAAGCTAAAAAATTGGCAGAGGATCTGTACCACGAATCATGGATTGTACGACAACAGCGATCATGTCTGGAGCAACTGCAGGCCTCCTCAAACACTGTCACACCAAGGGAGTGCTACTACCAAAccaacaatttagaatttacaaattttgtagaCAGTTACAAACATCTTAGTTACCATGAAACCAAATATGGggattttttaaagttcttaaaagataatcattttattgtggCATCTCTCATTGACAGTGTTGAGAAGGTTTCACAAGACAGCTTAAGAAAGTTCATTTCTCTGCTGTTGACCTCAGTATTTGGAAATGTTGTTTTTACTGAAGATGAAGTTTCTGTGATTCAGACTGTCAAGCATCTTGCAGAACTTCAATTAACCTCTAGTGACAATCCAAGATTTCTATTACGAAAAGGAAACTGTGGATTCAGTGTGGCAGTAAAGCTATTATTTGATTCTTTGTATTCGGCCAAACTTTTTCTCACGGCAGCACTACACGACCCTGTGATGAGATTACTTATGGAAGATGAGTGGTTTTATGATATAGACCCACAAAAAGCTTTGCATCGTTTCCCTTCCCAGGAAAGAGTACGGCGTTTTGGGGAACCTACCAGTGAAGATTACGAGAAGAAATGCAATGAATATAGAAAATTTATAGTAGACAAATtagttattttatcaaataggTTTATTCTgtcaattaaaaacaatattcattGCTTCCCTTCAAATCTAGCTTGGCTAGTTTCACAAGTATATCGGGCCTTGTTGAAAACTGGCAGACATACTGAGGAGCAAGTTCGTGCAGTGTGTGCGGATCTTGTCTTCTCTCTGTTCATTTGTCCGGCCATCATTGATCCTGATCCGTACGGAATCACATCGGACATCCATATCAGCCACATAGCTCGACACAATCTAATGCAGATAGCTCAGATTATCCAGGTCCTTGCTGTTTCTCAGTGGGAGGCAGAGTCCAAGGAGAAAGATCTCTATGAGAGGTTTGAGAAG GGTTGTATCACCTCCTTGCTGGATGTTTTACTAGAGGGTGTGGGGTCAGAGGTTGTAACCCCTCCCAGTAACAATCACATGATCAGTGTAGCTAGATCATCAGTTCTCATTACACTGCAAGATCTTAATTTTCTG ATATCCTTGACTCGGACTCTAACCTCCAATCTCAGTGACAGCACAGCAGAGAAGAAACAGCTGGAGGAACTTCTATCTCGTATCCCTACCCTGCTCAACTGCCCCACCCCACAGGTTTCTGCTGCTAGCAGCATGCCCCCAGGGtcaccaaaagaaaaaaagtcaCACAAAG ACAAGAAACAGCGAGGATTATCGGAGGGGGCGAGTTCGTTAGCCGGACAAGATGAGATGGTTAAGGAGATTCTGGTGGTTCCTCTGAACGTAGACTCGGAATGTCCGGGAATGATGTCTGAACAGAAAGTGTTGTCCATGGATCAGGAAAACAAACCTCGGCGGGTCAAATACCATGACGTCCCTAACTACGAGGAGGCAGAGAATGCTGGGATGTTCACATCCAAGAGGACgaggttctctctctctcaggacCAGGAATCTATTG ACTTGTCCCTTACAGGAAACACCAGCGAGATCCAGGAGGCGTTCTCGGAGGCCGCCTCCAGTCACTCCGTGGGGTCGGTAGAGGAAGATGACGACAATGACAACATGTCAGACATGATCTCCGCTAACGTCAGTGGGCGGGGTACTCCCAACATCAGTGGCCGAGACACGCCCCTCTCACAGGCAGGAAGTGTGGAGGAGCCCCCACCCCCTCAGATGCCTCTCCCCGAGATTCCTCCCCTCCCTGAAACAGTTCCAAAACCAAACCGAGAAGATGTCACAGACAGATttggaaaatttgaaattagATCCGAAATTGAGA GAGTGGAGACCAAGTCCACAGTGAGTGATACATGGAGCACAGATGTTCTGGCCAGTGACTCGGAGCCGCCACCAGAGGGGAACCAGTACGATAGGCTAGAGGAACTAGTTCGCAGCAGCTTCCTCCCGCGACAGGAA CATGTGTCGGAGGTGTCAGAGACGGCTAGTGACGCCTGGAGTACGGACGTACTGGCCAGCGACACGGAGGACAAACAGGCCCTGTCTGAGTTTGATCAG GATGATGTAGGTAGTGTCACAGACCTGGCCTCAATCATGTCAGGAGATGCTGGGAATCTGGAAAACTCTGAAG GTCGGCGCAGTCCGAGTGAGGATCTACCGATAGGGCAAGGGATGGAGGCATCGGGTGGAGCTGAGGCCGCTGTGCCCTTACTCCCAGCAAAGATCAAAGTCAACAGGAAATCTGCAAAGCCCTTCCCCCACAATGAAGTGTTTATGGATGAAGACCCTCTCCACCCGAGTGACATTAACAGACTCTCCTTACCTCCCCCCAAACCTGTTCAAAGGTTATATCAGCCCCGGGCCAAGTCCAGTAATCTCCTGGCTGTGCCGGAGCATAGTTCTAGTCAGAAACAAGGTACACATTCCTCCCAACAGACATTTAAACCTCTGCAACAACCTGAAAAATTCCCTCCCCCTCCCCAGCAGCAGGACAAGCTTCCTACTTCCCAACCCCTGGAACCTCTCCTGATGGACAAAGCACCTCACGCTATGTCATCAGCCCCACCCCTGGACCTGGATAAACTCCCTCACCCTGTTCCCTTACCCAGGCAGAAAGACCGAATGACTCACCCACTTCCAAGCACGGCTTCATCACAACCTGATCGGTACTCTCTCCCCTCACAATTAGAGGACAGCAGTAGTCTACAGTCAGGAAATGCACAATCTCTACTCCGTTTTTCTCAATCAGACTTCCTCCCTGCTGGGAAAACACAAGAACACTTCAAACCTCCAGTGCCAACCAGTCAGTCTTCACCAAAAGTCAATCACCAGGACCAAGCAGCATTTGATCCTCTCTCTCGACCAGAAAACGCAAGCTTCCTAGCATTTGAAAACCCTATGTTTAATGGTCCAAAACCTCTGGAACGAGTTAGCTGTCCAGCTATAAGTAATGTTAAAAAAGACATGGATGAAAAGAGTTTAG GAACCAAGAAGTCACGATCAGCTGTGGTTTGCGGTGCTACCTACAGTTTTTCTGACTCTGGTTTTGGAGGAACCCCTCGGTCCATTGACTCCCAGTCACTTGACTCATTAATAGACACCTCAAACAACGTCAAATTGTCGGAGCAACAGAACACTGCGTTCAGCACCAAGCGCCTGTCCGTGATCATGTATGATCCGATTCCTACCGAGTCAACAGAAAGCACCACTGAGACCCTGATTAACCTGGGAGGGGACGAAAACTCTGACCAATCATCCGTCAAAACCTGGGCGGACTCGGCAGCCAGCTTACAGCAGACATTCCAGGTCGACTCTCTGATCGATGTCAAGGAGGGGAACACAAAGGGGGGTCCCCTACCTCGCTCCCGCCAGGACAGCCTCACCAGTGACTCCAGTGGCTCAGACGCTGTCCCTTTTGCCAAGTCCTCTAGGTCCGCAAGCTTTGACAATGTGTCAGACAAGTCTGAGGAAAAG GAAGCAGCGGCTGCCAAAGAGAAGAGTCAGAGGGACAACAACAAGAGCTTCTTTAGGAACCTGAAAGTCAAACTCAACAAAG GGTCTCATCATTATGTCTCCTCCATTATCCGAACAAGCAGCCGATTTACTCAGCAGCATCTGG GAATGAAGAAGAAGTCCATGAAGTCAAGTGGAGAGGACAGTGGGGCAG ACACTCCCACTTCCTTGCTTCAAGAACCCATCCTGGTGGATACATCTGTGGAGGAGGCAGAGGGAGGAGACCCACCCCCTAGAG AATCCTCAGAAGATATTTTAGAGAAATATCGAACCAAGCCCGCTGTCAGTGCTGTGGTATCCCAAGAGGTACCTCTCACAAACATTGATGTAACAGCGATGAAAGAGAAGAGGATGTCTGTGAAGGACGAAGATATTCACGGACCGCCCCTCTACGACCCGGAAAATCTCGAGACCTGTTTCGCATTTACAGACACAAAACGGAAGCTGCGCATAGTTTTAAGTAACACAGACATACAGCTTGGGTATAACCTTCTGGAGTTTTCCCCTCAGGTGGGGCAGGAGGGGGTAAAGAAGGACCCTGCAGAAATCTACAAGATGTTACGAGGGCAGCTGGCCGAGGCGCTCAATCTACAGGATAAGGACCTCATAGCTCAGCTTCACGAGGCCATCCGCTGTGTCAGGCTCTTTGATGGCGAAgg aTGTAGGAAATTGGTGCATTCTCTCCAAGAGGATTATCAGAGTCGTGCTGCTTACGTTTCATATTTAATTCGTTGTCGGCAAGGCCTGCTGGGAACCCACTCACATCTACAGCGTCTTCTTAGCAGAATCAAAAG gGACAAGGAGGTGTGTGGGAATCACATGACCAGAATCTGTGTCAAGCTGTTCATTGAAAAGAAGGAAAGCAGTGTTGTCAGATTCATGTCTGACTTCAACAAACTGACGGTATCTGATGAAAAG ACTGACCATGTAGAACAGTTTCTCCAGTACTTGTACCAGGCCATGAATCAGGACCCAGTGTGGCAAG CTGCCAATGAGTGTCAGATTGAGGATGCACAGCTGGCCATTGAGAGGTACATCATGAGTCGGATCTACACACATGCCATGTTCCCCAATGGAGACGGTGACATCATGAGAGACCA GTTGTTTCAAGAACACATCAAGAAGCTGAGTAATGTCATAACTCCGTCCCACAAGGATCTCCGGATTCCGCGAATGTACCAGTTCGAGTGTCCCTGGACAGCTGCCCAGAAGGAAATCTACATGATTAATGCTTATAAG ACCCCCAAGGACAAGGTCAAGTGTGTGTTCCGCTGTGCCACCACCATCATGAACCTCCTCAGTATGGCCAACGAGAAAGCGGTGCCCGCTGCTGACGATTTTATCCCTGTTATCATCTTTGTGATCATCAAGGCAAACCCTCCCTGTCTGCTGTCCACCATTCAGTACATACAGAGTTTCTATGGTAACAGGATCGGGGGAGAGGAGCAGTACTGGTGGATACAGTTCTGTTCAGCGGTCGAGTTCATCAAAAACATGGACTACAACGAATGA
- the LOC105332370 gene encoding GTPase-activating protein and VPS9 domain-containing protein 1 isoform X4 — protein sequence MELLELARQLKQEQLFVSAEKSQIHGLYEEAKKLAEDLYHESWIVRQQRSCLEQLQASSNTVTPRECYYQTNNLEFTNFVDSYKHLSYHETKYGDFLKFLKDNHFIVASLIDSVEKVSQDSLRKFISLLLTSVFGNVVFTEDEVSVIQTVKHLAELQLTSSDNPRFLLRKGNCGFSVAVKLLFDSLYSAKLFLTAALHDPVMRLLMEDEWFYDIDPQKALHRFPSQERVRRFGEPTSEDYEKKCNEYRKFIVDKLVILSNRFILSIKNNIHCFPSNLAWLVSQVYRALLKTGRHTEEQVRAVCADLVFSLFICPAIIDPDPYGITSDIHISHIARHNLMQIAQIIQVLAVSQWEAESKEKDLYERFEKGCITSLLDVLLEGVGSEVVTPPSNNHMISVARSSVLITLQDLNFLISLTRTLTSNLSDSTAEKKQLEELLSRIPTLLNCPTPQVSAASSMPPGSPKEKKSHKDKKQRGLSEGASSLAGQDEMVKEILVVPLNVDSECPGMMSEQKVLSMDQENKPRRVKYHDVPNYEEAENAGMFTSKRTRFSLSQDQESIDLSLTGNTSEIQEAFSEAASSHSVGSVEEDDDNDNMSDMISANVSGRGTPNISGRDTPLSQAGSVEEPPPPQMPLPEIPPLPETVPKPNREDVTDRFGKFEIRSEIERVETKSTVSDTWSTDVLASDSEPPPEGNQYDRLEELVRSSFLPRQEHVSEVSETASDAWSTDVLASDTEDKQALSEFDQDDVGSVTDLASIMSGDAGNLENSEGRRSPSEDLPIGQGMEASGGAEAAVPLLPAKIKVNRKSAKPFPHNEVFMDEDPLHPSDINRLSLPPPKPVQRLYQPRAKSSNLLAVPEHSSSQKQDFLPAGKTQEHFKPPVPTSQSSPKVNHQDQAAFDPLSRPENASFLAFENPMFNGPKPLERVSCPAISNVKKDMDEKSLGTKKSRSAVVCGATYSFSDSGFGGTPRSIDSQSLDSLIDTSNNVKLSEQQNTAFSTKRLSVIMYDPIPTESTESTTETLINLGGDENSDQSSVKTWADSAASLQQTFQVDSLIDVKEGNTKGGPLPRSRQDSLTSDSSGSDAVPFAKSSRSASFDNVSDKSEEKEAAAAKEKSQRDNNKSFFRNLKVKLNKGSHHYVSSIIRTSSRFTQQHLGMKKKSMKSSGEDSGADTPTSLLQEPILVDTSVEEAEGGDPPPRESSEDILEKYRTKPAVSAVVSQEVPLTNIDVTAMKEKRMSVKDEDIHGPPLYDPENLETCFAFTDTKRKLRIVLSNTDIQLGYNLLEFSPQVGQEGVKKDPAEIYKMLRGQLAEALNLQDKDLIAQLHEAIRCVRLFDGEGCRKLVHSLQEDYQSRAAYVSYLIRCRQGLLGTHSHLQRLLSRIKRDKEVCGNHMTRICVKLFIEKKESSVVRFMSDFNKLTVSDEKTDHVEQFLQYLYQAMNQDPVWQAANECQIEDAQLAIERYIMSRIYTHAMFPNGDGDIMRDQLFQEHIKKLSNVITPSHKDLRIPRMYQFECPWTAAQKEIYMINAYKTPKDKVKCVFRCATTIMNLLSMANEKAVPAADDFIPVIIFVIIKANPPCLLSTIQYIQSFYGNRIGGEEQYWWIQFCSAVEFIKNMDYNE from the exons ATGGAACTACTAGAGCTAGCAAGGCAGTTAAAGCAGGAGCAACTGTTTGTAAGTGCTGAAAAGTCACAGATTCATGGTCTGTATGAAGAAGCTAAAAAATTGGCAGAGGATCTGTACCACGAATCATGGATTGTACGACAACAGCGATCATGTCTGGAGCAACTGCAGGCCTCCTCAAACACTGTCACACCAAGGGAGTGCTACTACCAAAccaacaatttagaatttacaaattttgtagaCAGTTACAAACATCTTAGTTACCATGAAACCAAATATGGggattttttaaagttcttaaaagataatcattttattgtggCATCTCTCATTGACAGTGTTGAGAAGGTTTCACAAGACAGCTTAAGAAAGTTCATTTCTCTGCTGTTGACCTCAGTATTTGGAAATGTTGTTTTTACTGAAGATGAAGTTTCTGTGATTCAGACTGTCAAGCATCTTGCAGAACTTCAATTAACCTCTAGTGACAATCCAAGATTTCTATTACGAAAAGGAAACTGTGGATTCAGTGTGGCAGTAAAGCTATTATTTGATTCTTTGTATTCGGCCAAACTTTTTCTCACGGCAGCACTACACGACCCTGTGATGAGATTACTTATGGAAGATGAGTGGTTTTATGATATAGACCCACAAAAAGCTTTGCATCGTTTCCCTTCCCAGGAAAGAGTACGGCGTTTTGGGGAACCTACCAGTGAAGATTACGAGAAGAAATGCAATGAATATAGAAAATTTATAGTAGACAAATtagttattttatcaaataggTTTATTCTgtcaattaaaaacaatattcattGCTTCCCTTCAAATCTAGCTTGGCTAGTTTCACAAGTATATCGGGCCTTGTTGAAAACTGGCAGACATACTGAGGAGCAAGTTCGTGCAGTGTGTGCGGATCTTGTCTTCTCTCTGTTCATTTGTCCGGCCATCATTGATCCTGATCCGTACGGAATCACATCGGACATCCATATCAGCCACATAGCTCGACACAATCTAATGCAGATAGCTCAGATTATCCAGGTCCTTGCTGTTTCTCAGTGGGAGGCAGAGTCCAAGGAGAAAGATCTCTATGAGAGGTTTGAGAAG GGTTGTATCACCTCCTTGCTGGATGTTTTACTAGAGGGTGTGGGGTCAGAGGTTGTAACCCCTCCCAGTAACAATCACATGATCAGTGTAGCTAGATCATCAGTTCTCATTACACTGCAAGATCTTAATTTTCTG ATATCCTTGACTCGGACTCTAACCTCCAATCTCAGTGACAGCACAGCAGAGAAGAAACAGCTGGAGGAACTTCTATCTCGTATCCCTACCCTGCTCAACTGCCCCACCCCACAGGTTTCTGCTGCTAGCAGCATGCCCCCAGGGtcaccaaaagaaaaaaagtcaCACAAAG ACAAGAAACAGCGAGGATTATCGGAGGGGGCGAGTTCGTTAGCCGGACAAGATGAGATGGTTAAGGAGATTCTGGTGGTTCCTCTGAACGTAGACTCGGAATGTCCGGGAATGATGTCTGAACAGAAAGTGTTGTCCATGGATCAGGAAAACAAACCTCGGCGGGTCAAATACCATGACGTCCCTAACTACGAGGAGGCAGAGAATGCTGGGATGTTCACATCCAAGAGGACgaggttctctctctctcaggacCAGGAATCTATTG ACTTGTCCCTTACAGGAAACACCAGCGAGATCCAGGAGGCGTTCTCGGAGGCCGCCTCCAGTCACTCCGTGGGGTCGGTAGAGGAAGATGACGACAATGACAACATGTCAGACATGATCTCCGCTAACGTCAGTGGGCGGGGTACTCCCAACATCAGTGGCCGAGACACGCCCCTCTCACAGGCAGGAAGTGTGGAGGAGCCCCCACCCCCTCAGATGCCTCTCCCCGAGATTCCTCCCCTCCCTGAAACAGTTCCAAAACCAAACCGAGAAGATGTCACAGACAGATttggaaaatttgaaattagATCCGAAATTGAGA GAGTGGAGACCAAGTCCACAGTGAGTGATACATGGAGCACAGATGTTCTGGCCAGTGACTCGGAGCCGCCACCAGAGGGGAACCAGTACGATAGGCTAGAGGAACTAGTTCGCAGCAGCTTCCTCCCGCGACAGGAA CATGTGTCGGAGGTGTCAGAGACGGCTAGTGACGCCTGGAGTACGGACGTACTGGCCAGCGACACGGAGGACAAACAGGCCCTGTCTGAGTTTGATCAG GATGATGTAGGTAGTGTCACAGACCTGGCCTCAATCATGTCAGGAGATGCTGGGAATCTGGAAAACTCTGAAG GTCGGCGCAGTCCGAGTGAGGATCTACCGATAGGGCAAGGGATGGAGGCATCGGGTGGAGCTGAGGCCGCTGTGCCCTTACTCCCAGCAAAGATCAAAGTCAACAGGAAATCTGCAAAGCCCTTCCCCCACAATGAAGTGTTTATGGATGAAGACCCTCTCCACCCGAGTGACATTAACAGACTCTCCTTACCTCCCCCCAAACCTGTTCAAAGGTTATATCAGCCCCGGGCCAAGTCCAGTAATCTCCTGGCTGTGCCGGAGCATAGTTCTAGTCAGAAACAAG ACTTCCTCCCTGCTGGGAAAACACAAGAACACTTCAAACCTCCAGTGCCAACCAGTCAGTCTTCACCAAAAGTCAATCACCAGGACCAAGCAGCATTTGATCCTCTCTCTCGACCAGAAAACGCAAGCTTCCTAGCATTTGAAAACCCTATGTTTAATGGTCCAAAACCTCTGGAACGAGTTAGCTGTCCAGCTATAAGTAATGTTAAAAAAGACATGGATGAAAAGAGTTTAG GAACCAAGAAGTCACGATCAGCTGTGGTTTGCGGTGCTACCTACAGTTTTTCTGACTCTGGTTTTGGAGGAACCCCTCGGTCCATTGACTCCCAGTCACTTGACTCATTAATAGACACCTCAAACAACGTCAAATTGTCGGAGCAACAGAACACTGCGTTCAGCACCAAGCGCCTGTCCGTGATCATGTATGATCCGATTCCTACCGAGTCAACAGAAAGCACCACTGAGACCCTGATTAACCTGGGAGGGGACGAAAACTCTGACCAATCATCCGTCAAAACCTGGGCGGACTCGGCAGCCAGCTTACAGCAGACATTCCAGGTCGACTCTCTGATCGATGTCAAGGAGGGGAACACAAAGGGGGGTCCCCTACCTCGCTCCCGCCAGGACAGCCTCACCAGTGACTCCAGTGGCTCAGACGCTGTCCCTTTTGCCAAGTCCTCTAGGTCCGCAAGCTTTGACAATGTGTCAGACAAGTCTGAGGAAAAG GAAGCAGCGGCTGCCAAAGAGAAGAGTCAGAGGGACAACAACAAGAGCTTCTTTAGGAACCTGAAAGTCAAACTCAACAAAG GGTCTCATCATTATGTCTCCTCCATTATCCGAACAAGCAGCCGATTTACTCAGCAGCATCTGG GAATGAAGAAGAAGTCCATGAAGTCAAGTGGAGAGGACAGTGGGGCAG ACACTCCCACTTCCTTGCTTCAAGAACCCATCCTGGTGGATACATCTGTGGAGGAGGCAGAGGGAGGAGACCCACCCCCTAGAG AATCCTCAGAAGATATTTTAGAGAAATATCGAACCAAGCCCGCTGTCAGTGCTGTGGTATCCCAAGAGGTACCTCTCACAAACATTGATGTAACAGCGATGAAAGAGAAGAGGATGTCTGTGAAGGACGAAGATATTCACGGACCGCCCCTCTACGACCCGGAAAATCTCGAGACCTGTTTCGCATTTACAGACACAAAACGGAAGCTGCGCATAGTTTTAAGTAACACAGACATACAGCTTGGGTATAACCTTCTGGAGTTTTCCCCTCAGGTGGGGCAGGAGGGGGTAAAGAAGGACCCTGCAGAAATCTACAAGATGTTACGAGGGCAGCTGGCCGAGGCGCTCAATCTACAGGATAAGGACCTCATAGCTCAGCTTCACGAGGCCATCCGCTGTGTCAGGCTCTTTGATGGCGAAgg aTGTAGGAAATTGGTGCATTCTCTCCAAGAGGATTATCAGAGTCGTGCTGCTTACGTTTCATATTTAATTCGTTGTCGGCAAGGCCTGCTGGGAACCCACTCACATCTACAGCGTCTTCTTAGCAGAATCAAAAG gGACAAGGAGGTGTGTGGGAATCACATGACCAGAATCTGTGTCAAGCTGTTCATTGAAAAGAAGGAAAGCAGTGTTGTCAGATTCATGTCTGACTTCAACAAACTGACGGTATCTGATGAAAAG ACTGACCATGTAGAACAGTTTCTCCAGTACTTGTACCAGGCCATGAATCAGGACCCAGTGTGGCAAG CTGCCAATGAGTGTCAGATTGAGGATGCACAGCTGGCCATTGAGAGGTACATCATGAGTCGGATCTACACACATGCCATGTTCCCCAATGGAGACGGTGACATCATGAGAGACCA GTTGTTTCAAGAACACATCAAGAAGCTGAGTAATGTCATAACTCCGTCCCACAAGGATCTCCGGATTCCGCGAATGTACCAGTTCGAGTGTCCCTGGACAGCTGCCCAGAAGGAAATCTACATGATTAATGCTTATAAG ACCCCCAAGGACAAGGTCAAGTGTGTGTTCCGCTGTGCCACCACCATCATGAACCTCCTCAGTATGGCCAACGAGAAAGCGGTGCCCGCTGCTGACGATTTTATCCCTGTTATCATCTTTGTGATCATCAAGGCAAACCCTCCCTGTCTGCTGTCCACCATTCAGTACATACAGAGTTTCTATGGTAACAGGATCGGGGGAGAGGAGCAGTACTGGTGGATACAGTTCTGTTCAGCGGTCGAGTTCATCAAAAACATGGACTACAACGAATGA